The sequence TGGGTCGCGGTCAGCGGCCTGGCCCAGGACCTCACCGACGGCATGAGGATCCCCGCCGAACTGACCGGCGAAGCCCTCCTGGACCGGCTCAAGGCCACTCCCGCCACCGAGTACCTGGTCGTCGAGGAGACCGGCGAAATCTACGGCGTCCTCTCCACCGCCGACGTCGAGCGCGCCTTCGTCAAGGCCATGGCCCGCCCCGGCGCCTGAGCCCCTTCCGCACGGGCTGCGGACCGCTTCCCCGCGGGGAGACGGGCGGCAGGAGGCCCCGGAATCACCGGTAGGCTGGTCACATGTCTGAACCGACCGGTGCCGCCCGCCGACGTGGGCCCTTCAAGGTCGGGGACCAGGTACAGCTCACCGACCCCAAGGGACGCCACTACACCTTCACGCTCGAAGCCGGGAAGAACTTCCACACCCACAAGGGTTCTTTCCAGCACGACGAGCTGATCGGTGCTCCCGAGGGCAGTGTTGTCCGCACCACGGGAAACGTCGCCTACCTCGCGCTGCGCCCCCTGCTCCCCGACTACGTCCTGTCCATGCCCCGCGGCGCCGCCGTGGTCTACCCCAAGGACGCGGGCCAGATCCTGGCCTTCGCCGACATCTTCCCCGGCGCCCGCGTCGTGGAGGCCGGGGTCGGATCCGGATCGCTCTCCACCTTCCTGCTGCGCGCCATCGGTGAGCAGGGCATGCTGCACTCCTACGAGCGCCGCGAGGACTTCGCCGAGATCGCCCAGCAGAACGTCGAGCGCTACTTCGGCTCGCCGCACCCCGCCTGGCAGCTGACCGTCGGAGACCTCCAGGACAACCTCTCCGACACCGACGTCGACCGCGTCGTGCTGGACATGCTCGCCCCCTGGGAGTGCCTGGAGGCCGTCTCCAAGGCCCTGGTGCCCGGCGGCATCCTCTGCGCCTACGTCGCCACCACCACCCAGCTCTCGCGCACCGTCGAGTCCATCCGCGAGATCGGCTGCTTCGCCGAACCGCAGCCCTGGGAGTCGATGATCCGCAACTGGCACGTGGAGGGCCTCGCCGTCCGCCCCGACCACCGGATGATCGGCCACACCGGCTTCCTGGTCACCGCCCGCCGCCTCGCGGACGGCGTCGAGCCGCCGCTGCGCCGCCGCCGCCCCTCCAAGGGCGCCTACGGCGAGGACTACGAGGGACCGGGCGGCCGGAGTCGCGGAGGCTCCGCGGCCGACAGCGGCTGACCCGCGCAACGCACCGGCGCCGCCGCGCCGTTCCCCGACCGACCGGGGAACGGCGCGGCGGCGCCTTTTCGTCGCCCCGCCGTTCCGCCCGGGTGTGAGGTGTGGCACGATGCCGGGCAACCCCTCGGGGTGTCCCCACCCCTTCACCGGGCTCCCAGGAACCATCAGGAGACATACCGCGTGCAGACCTCCGCGCTCCCGGACCTCGCCCACACCGCCGCCAAGCCGCTGCACTGGCTCGCCACGGCCGCGGCGATGGCGGGCGTCGTCGCGCTGGCCGGGCTGCTCCAGCCCCGTACGGCCACGGCGACCGCCACGGACTCCGAGCAGCGGACCACCACGCGGCACGGCGCCCCCGTGCCCGCCCCGGACCCGGCCGGAGTCGACTTCCCGCTCCAGTGCGGCGGCGCCGGGACGACGGTCGCGGAACAGGCCCCCGGCGACCTCGACGGCGACGGGCGGCCGGAGACCGTCGCCGTGGTGCACTGCGCCGCCGGATCGGGGACCCCGCCCGGCGGCATCTACGTCCTAACACAGGCGAGCGGGGCCGCACCCCGGGTCGTGGCGACCCTGGTGGACCCCGCTGACAGGAAGACCGTCGGGGACTTCGCCGTACGCGACGGCGTCGTCTCGGCGACGCTCCTCGGCTACTCCTCGCTGGAGGTGCCGCGCTGCTGTCCCGACCAGGAGGAACAGGCCTCCTGGCGGTGGAAGGGGCAGAGCTTCGTCCGCAGCTCGGGGGAGCTCGCCCGCAGCGTCTGAGCGCCGCCGTGGCCCGCTCGCGTCCGGCTACTCGGCGTCCGGCCCGTACACCTCGACGCTGTCCTTGACGCGCCGCACGTGGATGCAGTCGCCGGGGCACTCCTTGGCCGAATCGACGACGTCCTGGAGGAGCGGCAGCGGCACCGGAGTGGTCGCCCCCGGGGCCTGCAGCAGCTCGTCGTCGGAGCTCTTCACATACGCCAGGCCGTCGATGTCCAGCTCGAAGACATCGGGGGCGTACTGCACGCAGATGCCGTCCCCCGTACAGAGGTCCTGGTCGATCCAGACCTCCAGGTCCTGCGTGTCACTGTCGCCCGGCGAGTCCTGCTGCACGGTCATGTGTCCTGCCGTTCCTGCGTATCCGAACCAATTGGAGCCAGCCCTGACGGGTGTTGAACAACTCGACGATACAACCGGCGGCTTTCCGGTGCCGCAGGGTGGGTATTCCCTTGACGTGAGGGAGAGCGCAAGGGTGAAGATCGGACACGCCCCGCAGTCTTTGTGATCTAGGGGTTTCAATCATCACCCACCCAGGTAGGGTCAGGAAGCGTCCAGCTCCCCATGGAGGAGGTGAGGACCGTGGCAGCCCACGACGACGACATCAACCGCGGCATCCGGCCCGCGCGCGGGTCCGAGGACCCAGCCGGCCAGGTTGCCTATCTCGAGCAGGAAATCGCCGTCCTGCGCCGCAAGCTCGCCGACTCTCCGCGGCATACGAGGATTCTCGAAGAGCGGATCGTCGAGTTGCAGACGAACCTGGCGGGCGTGTCCGCTCAGAACGAGCGGCTCGCCAACACGCTCCGTGAGGCGCGTGACCAGATCGTGGCCCTGAAGGAAGAGGTCGACCGGCTGGCCCAGCCGCCCGCCGGTTTCGGCGTCTTCCTGCAGGCCAACGAGGACGGCACCTGCGACATCTTCACCGGGGGCCGCAAGCTCCGGGTGAACGTCAGCCCCAGCGTCGAGCTCGAGGACCTGCGGCGTGGCCAGGAGGTCATGCTCAACGAAGCGCTCAACGTGGTCGAGGCCATGGAGTTCGAGCGGGCCGGGGACATCGTCACCCTCAAGGAGATCCTGGAGGACGGCGAGCGCGCCCTGGTGGTCGGGCACACCGACGAGGAGAGGGTGGTGCGGCTCGCCGAGCCGCTGCTGGACATCACCATCCGCTCCGGCGACGCCCTGCTCCTGGACTCCAGGTCGGGCTACGTCTACGAGGTGGTCCCCAAGAGCGAGGTCGAGGAGCTCGTCCTCGAAGAGGTCCCGGACATCGACTACGACAAGATCGGCGGCCTGGGCGACCAGATCGAGCTGATCCGCGACGCGGTCGAGCTTCCGTATCTGCACCCCGACCTCTTCCGGGAGCACGAGCTGCGCCCGCCCAAGGGCATCCTGCTCTACGGCCCGCCCGGCTGCGGCAAGACGCTCATCGCCAAGGCCGTCGCCAACTCGCTCGCCAAGAAGGTCGCCGAGGTCACCGGGCAGCCCGCGGGGAAGAGCTACTTCCTCAATATCAAGGGCCCCGAGCTGCTCAACAAGTACGTCGGTGAGACCGAGCGGCACATTCGTCTGGTCTTCCAGCGGGCGCGGGAGAAGGCGAGCGAGGGCACCCCCGTCATCGTCTTCTTCGACGAGATGGAGTCCCTCTTCCGCACCCGCGGCAGCGGCGTCAGCTCGGACGTGGAGAACACCATCGTCCCGCAGCTGCTCGCCGAGATCGACGGGGTGGAGGGCCTGGAGAACGTCATTGTCATCGGCGCCTCCAACCGCGAGGACATGATCGACCCCGCCATCCTGCGCCCCGGCCGGCTCGACGTGAAGATCAAGATCGAGCGTCCGGACGCCGAGGCGGCCAAGGACATCTTCGCCAAGTACCTGACCCCGTCGCTCCCGCTGCACGCGGACGACCTCTCCGAGCACACCGGCTCGCGCGAGGCCGCCGCCCACGCCATGATCCAGTCGGTCGTGGAGCGGATGTACACGGAGTCCGAGGAGAACCGCTTCCTCGAGGTCACGTACGCCAACGGCGACAAGGAAGTCCTGTACTTCAAGGACTTCAACTCCGGCGCGATGATTCAGAACATCGTCGACCGGGCAAAGAAAATGGCCATCAAGGCATTCCTGGAACAGGGCCAGAAGGGGCTGCGGGTGGCTCATCTCCTGCAGGCCTGCGTGGACGAGTTCAAGGAGAACGAGGACCTGCCGAACACCACCAACCCGGACGACTGGGCCAGGATTTCCGGCAAGAAGGGTGAGCGGATCGTCTTCATCCGCACACTCGTCACCGGAAAGCAGGGCGCGGACACCGGACGCTCCATCGACACGGTGGCCAATACCGGCCAGTACCTGTAATACCCGGACCGGCTGCGGAAAGCCCCGGAGGGCTTCCGCAGCCGGTTTCATTCCCCCGTTCCGGCCATGCCGGAGCAAACTCGTAATGGAGCTCCCCACCGGCGCAGAGGCGCTCTAGGCTCTGCGGTACCGCCGAGTCGCGCAGTGCGGTGACGGGCACCGCACGGACGCACCGGACACAGCAGCGGTACGTGAGCGTCGCTCCGGGAGGAGCCGACGCCGGGCAAGGAGGGCCGCATGACCGTACGGCGAGTAATGGGCATCGAGACGGAGTACGGGATCTCCGTCCCCGGTCACCCCAACGCCAATGCCATGCTCACCTCGTCCCAGATCGTCAACGCCTACGCGGCGGCGATGCACCGGGCGCGACGCGCCCGCTGGGACTTCGAGGAGGAGAACCCGCTGCGTGACGCGCGAGGCTTCGACCTCGCCCGTGAGACCGCCGACTCCAGCCAGCTCACCGACGAGGACATCGGCCTGGCCAATGTCATCCTCACCAACGGCGCCCGGCTCTACGTCGACCACGCGCACCCCGAATACAGTTCCCCGGAGATCACCAATCCGCGCGACGCGGTGCTCTGGGACAAGGCCGGCGAACGGATCATGGCCGAGGCCGCCGAGCGGGCGGCCGCCATCCCCGGCGCCCAGCCGATCCACCTCTACAAGAACAACACCGACAACAAGGGCGCCTCCTACGGCACGCACGAGAACTACCTCATGCAGCGGGAGACGCCGTTCTCGGACATCGTGCGCCATCTGACGCCGTTCTTCGTCTCGCGCCAGGTCGTCACGGGCGCGGGCCGGGTCGGCATCGGGCAGGACGGGAACGAGCACGGGTTCCAGATCAGCCAGCGCGCCGACTACTTCGAGGTCGAGGTCGGACTGGAGACCACGCTCAAGCGCCCCATCATCAACACCCGGGACGAGCCCCACTCCGACGCCGAGAAGTACCGCCGGCTCCATGTGATCATCGGCGACGCCAACCTCTCGGAGATCTCCACCTACCTCAAGCTCGGCACCACGTCCCTGGTGCTGTCGATGATCGAGGACGCGTTCATCACCGTCGACCTCGCGGTCGACCAGCCCGTGCGGACCCTGCACCAGGTCTCCCACGACCCGGAGCTGCGGCAGCTGATCACGCTCCGCAGCGGCCGGACACTCACCGCGGTCCAGCTCCAGATGGAGTACTTCGAGCTGGCGCGCAAATACGTCGACGAGCGGTACGGCGCCGACGCCGACGAGCAGACCAAGGACATCCTGACCCGCTGGGAGGACACCCTCAACCGGCTGGAGACCGATCCGATGAGCCTGTCGGGGGAGCTGGACTGGATCGCCAAGCGGGAGCTCATGGAGGGCTACCGCCGCCGCGACGCGCTGGACTGGGACGCCCCCCGGCTGCATCTGGTGGACCTCCAGTACGCCGACGTACGGCCCGACAAGGGCCTCTACAACCGTCTGGTGGCACGCGGGAAGATGAAGCGCCTGCTGGTCGAGGAGCAGGTCACCAGGGCCCGTACGGCGCCTCCGGAGGACACCAGGGCCTATTTCCGGGGCCGCTGTCTGGAGCAGTACGCCGACGATGTGGCGGCGGCCTCCTGGGACTCGGTGATCTTCGACCTCCCGGACCGCGACTCGCTCCAGCGGGTGCCCACCCTGGAGCCGCTGCGCGGGACCAGGGAGCACGTGAAGGACCTCCTCGACCGCTGCCGTACGGCGGACGAGCTGGTCCGGACGCTGTCGGGCGGCTGAAAGGCCTCCGGGCTGGGAATCAATCACCTGAGGCACGGGCTTG is a genomic window of Streptomyces sp. YPW6 containing:
- the dop gene encoding depupylase/deamidase Dop, with product MTVRRVMGIETEYGISVPGHPNANAMLTSSQIVNAYAAAMHRARRARWDFEEENPLRDARGFDLARETADSSQLTDEDIGLANVILTNGARLYVDHAHPEYSSPEITNPRDAVLWDKAGERIMAEAAERAAAIPGAQPIHLYKNNTDNKGASYGTHENYLMQRETPFSDIVRHLTPFFVSRQVVTGAGRVGIGQDGNEHGFQISQRADYFEVEVGLETTLKRPIINTRDEPHSDAEKYRRLHVIIGDANLSEISTYLKLGTTSLVLSMIEDAFITVDLAVDQPVRTLHQVSHDPELRQLITLRSGRTLTAVQLQMEYFELARKYVDERYGADADEQTKDILTRWEDTLNRLETDPMSLSGELDWIAKRELMEGYRRRDALDWDAPRLHLVDLQYADVRPDKGLYNRLVARGKMKRLLVEEQVTRARTAPPEDTRAYFRGRCLEQYADDVAAASWDSVIFDLPDRDSLQRVPTLEPLRGTREHVKDLLDRCRTADELVRTLSGG
- a CDS encoding tRNA (adenine-N1)-methyltransferase, yielding MSEPTGAARRRGPFKVGDQVQLTDPKGRHYTFTLEAGKNFHTHKGSFQHDELIGAPEGSVVRTTGNVAYLALRPLLPDYVLSMPRGAAVVYPKDAGQILAFADIFPGARVVEAGVGSGSLSTFLLRAIGEQGMLHSYERREDFAEIAQQNVERYFGSPHPAWQLTVGDLQDNLSDTDVDRVVLDMLAPWECLEAVSKALVPGGILCAYVATTTQLSRTVESIREIGCFAEPQPWESMIRNWHVEGLAVRPDHRMIGHTGFLVTARRLADGVEPPLRRRRPSKGAYGEDYEGPGGRSRGGSAADSG
- a CDS encoding ferredoxin → MTVQQDSPGDSDTQDLEVWIDQDLCTGDGICVQYAPDVFELDIDGLAYVKSSDDELLQAPGATTPVPLPLLQDVVDSAKECPGDCIHVRRVKDSVEVYGPDAE
- the arc gene encoding proteasome ATPase, with the translated sequence MAAHDDDINRGIRPARGSEDPAGQVAYLEQEIAVLRRKLADSPRHTRILEERIVELQTNLAGVSAQNERLANTLREARDQIVALKEEVDRLAQPPAGFGVFLQANEDGTCDIFTGGRKLRVNVSPSVELEDLRRGQEVMLNEALNVVEAMEFERAGDIVTLKEILEDGERALVVGHTDEERVVRLAEPLLDITIRSGDALLLDSRSGYVYEVVPKSEVEELVLEEVPDIDYDKIGGLGDQIELIRDAVELPYLHPDLFREHELRPPKGILLYGPPGCGKTLIAKAVANSLAKKVAEVTGQPAGKSYFLNIKGPELLNKYVGETERHIRLVFQRAREKASEGTPVIVFFDEMESLFRTRGSGVSSDVENTIVPQLLAEIDGVEGLENVIVIGASNREDMIDPAILRPGRLDVKIKIERPDAEAAKDIFAKYLTPSLPLHADDLSEHTGSREAAAHAMIQSVVERMYTESEENRFLEVTYANGDKEVLYFKDFNSGAMIQNIVDRAKKMAIKAFLEQGQKGLRVAHLLQACVDEFKENEDLPNTTNPDDWARISGKKGERIVFIRTLVTGKQGADTGRSIDTVANTGQYL